One Pararge aegeria chromosome 4, ilParAegt1.1, whole genome shotgun sequence DNA segment encodes these proteins:
- the LOC120623417 gene encoding uncharacterized protein LOC120623417, with product MEISTASNHVLPRKRSRNKSLFTHIQIIAAVIGVSYALEPKTDDEDIQKVLAKYFKKVPDIHSSYVVNEQLAKTIANYFNGTVNAFPLFRISIKIDRKPIKIPWTLNHGTRVNDTLMKKRYKYIKIRK from the exons ATGGAAATATCCACGGCCAGCAATCACGTATTGCCTCGTAAACGGTCGCGGAACAAGTCTTTATTCACGCACATTCAG ATAATAGCTGCTGTCATTGGTGTATCCTACGCATTAGAACCGAAAACTGACGATGAAGATATTCAAAAAGTACTTGCAAAGTATTTCAAAAAAGTTCCGGATATACACAGCAGCTACGTTGTAAACGAGCAGTTGGCAAAGACTATTGCCAATTACTTCAATGGTACAGTTAACGCGTTTCCCCTATTCAGAATAAGCATCAAAATAGATCGAAAGCCGATAAAAATCCCTTGGACATTGAACCATGGTACAAGGGTTAACGATACTCTAATGAAGAAaaggtataaatatataaaaataaggaaataa
- the LOC120623332 gene encoding zinc finger protein 622, with translation MSTYTCITCQVLFKTAELQREHYKLDWHRYNLKRKVASIPPVTLEEFELRAKEHREQSQNADRDESEYCRYCSKLFNTKNAFNNHLNSKKHKLAEEKNLGSDKLSFTKKDNPSPSDSDSFEKIEAAKALQPGKFVVVNAEDSAEEDIETDSEIEELDSDEWDELRVKGSDSLIKPKDCLFCSQHSKNMVKNLKHMSAAHSFFIPDVEYCVDIKGLLLYLGEKISQGFMCIWCNEAGRTFYSMEAARAHMIDTGHCKMLHEGIALAEYADYYDYSASYPDREEGGGEMDVDEEVEDPATLEGDDFQLVLPSGVTVGHRSLMRYYKQNLTQSSQALVKKSDRKLHRLLGVYRALGWAPKEQALAVKKARDIHFMKRVQAKWQMKMSIKNNKFQKHYRPQVNF, from the exons ATGTCTACATACACGTGTATAACATGCCAGGTCCTTTTCAAAACAGCTGAATTACAGCGTGAGCATTATAAGTTGGACTGGCACCGATACAACTTAAAAAGAAAGGTAGCTTCCATACCTCCAGTAACGTTGGAGGAATTCGAGCTACGAGCAAAAGAACATAGGGAGCAGAGTCAAAATGCTGATCGTGATGAATCCGAGTACTGCCGATATTGCTCAAAGTTATTCAACACCAAAAACGCGTTTAACAACCATTTGAATAGTAAAAAGCACAAGTTGGCTGAAGAAAAGAATTTGGGCAGTGATAAGCTTTCATTTACTAAGAAGGATAATCCCAGTCCATCTGACAGTGATAGTTTTGAAAAAATTGAAGCTGCAAAAGCTTTACAACCTGGAAAATTTGTTGTGGTAAACGCTGAGGATTCAGCAGAAGAGGATATTGAGACAGATTCTGAAATAGAAGAG CTTGATTCTGATGAATGGGATGAGCTGCGAGTCAAGGGCAGTGACTCTCTCATCAAACCAAAAGACTGTCTGTTTTGCAGCCAACACAGCAAGAACATGGTGAAGAATTTAAAACACATGTCTGCTGCCCACTCCTTCTTCATTCCAGATGTTGAATATTGTGTGGATATCAAGGGACTCTTGTTGTATCTTGGAGAAAAG ATTTCACAAGGGTTCATGTGTATATGGTGCAATGAAGCGGGTCGCACATTCTACTCCATGGAAGCAGCTAGAGCCCATATGATTGATACAGGGCATTGCAAGATGTTACATGAAGGCATTGCACTGGCGGAATATGCAGACTATTATGATTATAG tGCATCATATCCTGACCGTGAAGAAGGTGGTGGTGAGATGGATGTTGATGAAGAAGTGGAAGACCCAGCAACACTGGAAGGGGATGATTTCCAATTAGTCTTGCCTTCTGGTGTGACTGTTGGACATCGCTCACTTATGAG atattaCAAACAGAACTTGACACAAAGCAGTCAGGCGTTAGTAAAGAAGTCGGATCGGAAGCTACATCGCTTGCTGGGAGTGTACCGAGCCTTGGGTTGGGCACCTAAAGAGCAGGCGTTAGCTGTTAA GAAAGCGCGAGACATCCACTTCATGAAACGCGTGCAAGCCAAGTGGCAGATGAAAATGTCAATCAAGAATAACAAGTTCCAGAAACATTACCGACCTCAAGTCAACTTCTAG